One segment of Cohaesibacter intestini DNA contains the following:
- the dnaA gene encoding chromosomal replication initiator protein DnaA, with protein sequence MKVGKEDWERVKKRLQAELGEDVFSSWFASVELESEQNGLVTLSVSTRFLKSWIQSHYGDLLMALWREECEQVRRIDLYVRGAVRPKPVAAKQQPQQADAAAKDGGFARPQGGMAAIDDQDHGGGSPLDPRLTFDTFVVGQSNTLAHAAAKQVAMAQPGQPVSFNPLFLHASVGLGKTHLLQAIAWEAKKSNPTAKVLYLTAERFMYSFVQALKSQSALDFKDTLRDIDILLIDDLQFLQGKSIQQEFCHTLNSLIDGARQVVVAADRPPVELESLDERVRSRLAGGLVSELQPLEKELRRSILADRATNASRRDPNLAIPELVLDHVAGIIRSNGRDLDGAFNRLMAHNQLTGAPISIEMAEQALKDLIRSKEPRRIRIEDIQRVVSKHYNVSRSDLLSSRRTRTIVRPRQIAMYLSKMLTPRSLPEIGRRFGGRDHTTVLHAVRKIEELAGSDNALQQEIEMLKRNISE encoded by the coding sequence GTGAAAGTGGGCAAAGAAGACTGGGAACGAGTCAAAAAGAGATTGCAGGCCGAGTTGGGAGAAGACGTCTTCTCCAGCTGGTTTGCCAGCGTTGAGTTGGAAAGCGAACAGAATGGTCTTGTGACCCTGTCCGTTTCCACTCGCTTCCTGAAATCGTGGATCCAGTCCCATTATGGGGATCTTCTGATGGCTTTGTGGCGCGAGGAATGCGAGCAGGTTCGCCGCATTGACCTCTATGTGCGTGGTGCGGTTCGTCCAAAACCTGTCGCAGCCAAACAGCAGCCACAGCAGGCCGATGCAGCCGCCAAGGATGGCGGCTTTGCGCGCCCACAGGGCGGTATGGCGGCAATCGACGATCAGGATCATGGGGGCGGCTCCCCTCTTGACCCGCGCCTGACCTTTGACACCTTTGTTGTTGGCCAGTCCAACACGCTGGCCCATGCGGCCGCCAAACAGGTGGCAATGGCCCAGCCCGGTCAGCCGGTTTCTTTCAATCCCCTGTTCCTGCATGCCTCCGTTGGCCTTGGCAAAACCCATTTGCTGCAGGCGATCGCATGGGAAGCAAAGAAATCCAATCCGACCGCCAAGGTGTTGTATCTGACCGCCGAACGCTTCATGTATAGCTTCGTGCAGGCGCTCAAGAGCCAGTCGGCGCTCGATTTCAAGGATACCCTGCGCGACATCGACATTCTGCTGATCGACGACTTGCAGTTCCTGCAGGGCAAGAGCATTCAGCAGGAATTCTGCCACACCCTGAACAGCCTGATTGATGGCGCACGTCAGGTGGTGGTGGCTGCCGACCGTCCGCCGGTCGAACTGGAAAGCCTTGATGAGCGTGTCCGCTCGCGTCTGGCCGGTGGCTTGGTCAGCGAATTGCAGCCGCTTGAAAAAGAGCTGCGTCGCTCGATTCTGGCGGATCGTGCCACCAATGCCTCGCGCCGCGATCCCAATCTGGCGATTCCCGAACTGGTGCTGGATCATGTGGCCGGTATCATCCGCTCCAATGGTCGTGATCTGGATGGTGCCTTCAACCGCCTGATGGCGCACAATCAACTGACAGGGGCGCCGATCTCGATCGAGATGGCCGAGCAGGCCCTCAAAGATCTGATCCGCTCGAAAGAGCCGCGCCGCATTCGCATTGAAGACATCCAGCGGGTGGTTTCCAAGCATTATAATGTCTCGCGCTCGGATCTGTTGTCCTCGCGCCGGACGCGCACCATCGTGCGTCCGCGTCAGATCGCCATGTATCTGTCCAAGATGCTGACCCCACGCTCGCTGCCAGAAATTGGCCGCCGGTTCGGTGGTCGTGACCACACCACCGTGTTGCATGCGGTGCGCAAGATCGAGGAGCTGGCAGGGTCTGATAATGCGCTGCAGCAGGAAATCGAAATGCTGAAGCGGAATATTTCCGAATAG
- a CDS encoding rhodanese-like domain-containing protein, with protein sequence MSVSELESYAGDVEVRTVWHQLAENETALLIDVRTHAEWSYVGVPTFEDPNREVLLVEWVSYPSMQGSGDFAERLEAELAKRSIDKKAALYFLCRSGVRSRHAAMVMTPRWDGPCYNVEAGFEGDLDEAQHRATRNGWKQAGLPWRQF encoded by the coding sequence TTGTCTGTAAGTGAATTGGAAAGCTATGCTGGTGATGTCGAGGTCCGGACGGTCTGGCATCAGTTGGCAGAGAATGAAACGGCTTTGCTGATCGACGTGCGCACCCATGCGGAATGGTCCTATGTCGGGGTTCCGACTTTTGAGGATCCAAACCGCGAAGTTTTGCTGGTTGAATGGGTGTCCTACCCTTCGATGCAGGGCAGCGGCGACTTTGCCGAACGCCTTGAGGCAGAGCTGGCAAAGCGATCAATCGACAAGAAGGCGGCGTTGTATTTCCTTTGCCGTTCGGGAGTTCGCTCCCGACATGCGGCAATGGTGATGACACCGCGATGGGATGGGCCCTGCTACAATGTCGAAGCCGGATTCGAAGGGGATCTGGACGAGGCACAGCACCGGGCCACTCGCAATGGCTGGAAGCAGGCGGGCCTGCCATGGCGTCAATTCTAA
- a CDS encoding tryptophanase: MKTIIEPFRIKSVEPIRMTTRAEREAKLHDAHYNLFALHSDDVLIDLLTDSGTGAMSAEQWAAVMRGDESYAGSPSYYRFRDSVQELMSFEHIIPTHQGRAAEAILMSIYGGAGKHIPNNTHFDTTRGNIEASGAEAYDLVIAEGKDPSSLHPFKGNMDLERLEAFLNEYGDSVPIVMLTITNNAGGGQPVSLGNIQAVAELAHRFGKPFIIDGCRFSENAYFIKQREEGQQDRSIKDIVRDCFRVADGMTMSAKKDAFGNIGGWIAFNDDSVAEQARVRLIQTEGFPTYGGLAGRDLEALAQGLHEIIDEDYLKYRIRTNEYIIEKLDALGIPVVKPAGGHAVFVDAKRWLPHIDPLSYPAHTVACRLYEIGGIRSCEIGTVMFGRQTDGSEKPAAMELVRLAFPRRTYTQSHADYVVEAFELLDKEKDSLKGFRIAKEPKMMRHFTCQFAPLDD; this comes from the coding sequence ATGAAAACCATCATCGAACCCTTCCGCATCAAATCCGTTGAACCGATCCGCATGACGACCCGCGCCGAGCGCGAGGCCAAATTGCACGACGCGCATTACAATCTCTTTGCGCTTCATTCCGACGACGTGCTGATCGACCTCCTGACCGATTCGGGCACCGGGGCCATGAGCGCCGAACAATGGGCCGCCGTGATGCGTGGCGACGAAAGCTATGCTGGCTCGCCATCCTATTATCGTTTCCGCGACAGCGTGCAGGAGCTGATGTCATTTGAGCATATCATCCCGACCCATCAGGGCCGCGCGGCAGAAGCCATTCTGATGTCGATCTATGGCGGCGCGGGCAAGCATATCCCGAACAACACCCATTTCGACACCACCCGCGGCAACATTGAGGCCAGCGGCGCCGAAGCCTATGATCTGGTGATTGCCGAAGGCAAAGATCCCTCTTCGCTTCATCCCTTCAAGGGCAACATGGATTTGGAAAGGCTCGAAGCCTTCCTGAACGAATATGGCGACAGCGTGCCGATTGTCATGCTGACCATCACCAACAATGCAGGCGGTGGCCAACCCGTCAGCCTTGGCAACATTCAGGCCGTTGCCGAGCTAGCCCATCGCTTTGGCAAACCCTTCATCATTGATGGCTGCCGCTTCTCGGAAAATGCCTATTTCATCAAGCAGCGCGAGGAAGGCCAGCAGGACCGCTCGATCAAGGATATTGTCCGCGATTGCTTCCGTGTTGCTGACGGCATGACCATGAGCGCCAAAAAGGACGCCTTTGGCAATATCGGTGGCTGGATTGCCTTCAATGACGATTCGGTGGCGGAACAAGCCCGCGTGCGCCTGATTCAGACCGAAGGCTTCCCGACCTATGGCGGTTTGGCTGGCCGTGATCTGGAAGCCCTCGCACAGGGTCTTCACGAGATTATTGACGAGGATTATCTCAAATACCGCATCCGTACCAACGAATATATCATCGAAAAACTCGACGCTCTGGGCATTCCGGTGGTCAAACCGGCAGGCGGACATGCGGTCTTTGTCGATGCCAAGCGCTGGCTGCCCCATATCGATCCGCTGTCCTATCCGGCCCACACGGTTGCCTGCCGCCTTTATGAAATCGGTGGCATCCGGTCGTGCGAAATCGGCACGGTGATGTTTGGCCGCCAGACTGATGGCTCGGAAAAGCCCGCCGCCATGGAGCTGGTCCGCCTCGCCTTCCCACGCCGCACCTACACCCAGTCGCACGCCGATTATGTGGTTGAGGCATTTGAACTGCTGGACAAGGAAAAAGACAGCCTCAAAGGCTTCCGTATCGCCAAAGAGCCCAAAATGATGCGCCATTTCACCTGCCAGTTTGCGCCATTGGACGACTGA
- a CDS encoding aspartate aminotransferase family protein, translating to MSLNDDADFWHRANTHLIRYGSAFEKLIIERAEGNYVYDADGRAILDFTSGQMSALLGHSHPDIVATVNKQMGLVDHLFSGMLSRPVVDLASRLGSLVPGLERVMLVTTGAESNEAALRMAKLVTGGHEVVAFAQSWHGMTGAAASATYSAGRFGYGPAAVGSFAIPAPDAYRPRFKHADGSLDWQTELDDAFHLIDRQTSGKLAAFIAEPILSSGGIIELPLGYLAALKKKCEERGMLLILDEAQTGIGRTGQMFAFERDGVTPDILTLSKTLGAGLPLAAIQTSHAIEQKAHERGYLFYTTHVSDPLPAAVGNTVLDVVARDCLAEKAVERGSQLRNGLLELQKDYECIGDIRGRGLLMGLEVVKDRDTKAPGYELGTRIMEEAMQRGLSMNVVKLPGMGGVFRIAPPLTVTAEEIDRALSILSDSMKAAQN from the coding sequence ATGTCCTTGAATGACGACGCTGATTTCTGGCACCGCGCCAACACCCACCTGATCCGCTATGGCTCGGCCTTTGAAAAGCTGATCATTGAACGGGCCGAGGGCAATTATGTCTATGACGCCGATGGCCGCGCCATTCTCGATTTCACCTCCGGCCAGATGAGCGCGCTTCTGGGCCACAGCCATCCGGACATTGTCGCCACCGTCAACAAGCAGATGGGTCTGGTCGATCACCTCTTCAGCGGCATGCTGTCCCGTCCGGTGGTCGATCTTGCCAGTCGCCTTGGCTCGCTTGTGCCGGGACTTGAGCGAGTCATGTTGGTCACCACCGGGGCGGAATCGAACGAAGCCGCTCTGCGCATGGCCAAACTGGTCACCGGTGGTCACGAAGTCGTCGCCTTTGCCCAAAGCTGGCATGGCATGACCGGGGCCGCAGCGTCCGCCACCTACAGTGCCGGTCGCTTTGGCTATGGCCCGGCAGCGGTCGGCTCCTTTGCAATTCCCGCGCCCGACGCCTATCGCCCGCGCTTCAAACATGCCGATGGGTCGCTGGACTGGCAGACCGAACTGGATGATGCCTTCCATCTGATTGATCGCCAGACCTCTGGCAAGCTCGCAGCTTTCATTGCCGAGCCGATCCTCTCAAGCGGTGGCATCATCGAATTGCCGCTTGGCTATCTCGCGGCTTTGAAAAAGAAATGCGAAGAGCGCGGCATGCTGCTCATCCTCGATGAAGCCCAGACGGGCATTGGCCGCACCGGGCAGATGTTTGCCTTTGAGCGCGATGGCGTCACCCCGGACATCCTGACCCTGTCCAAGACCCTTGGGGCGGGCCTGCCGTTGGCCGCGATCCAGACCTCGCACGCCATTGAACAGAAAGCCCATGAGCGCGGCTATCTCTTCTACACCACCCATGTCTCGGATCCGCTGCCCGCCGCTGTTGGCAACACGGTGCTCGATGTGGTGGCCCGCGATTGTCTGGCCGAGAAGGCCGTCGAGCGCGGCAGCCAGTTGCGCAATGGCTTGCTGGAGCTGCAAAAAGACTATGAGTGCATTGGTGACATTCGCGGACGTGGCTTGCTGATGGGGCTTGAAGTGGTCAAGGACCGCGACACCAAGGCACCGGGCTATGAGCTTGGCACCCGCATCATGGAAGAAGCCATGCAGCGCGGTCTGTCGATGAATGTGGTCAAACTGCCCGGCATGGGCGGCGTCTTCCGCATCGCCCCGCCGCTGACCGTGACCGCCGAGGAAATCGACCGCGCCCTGTCGATCCTCTCCGATTCGATGAAAGCGGCCCAAAACTAG
- a CDS encoding MmcQ/YjbR family DNA-binding protein, whose protein sequence is MTRDEFDAYCGSKPGTSHVIQWGGASVWKVGGKIFAICSNWTRADDVDSDIEPVPSGFQPISFKCSDLAYELLPEQDGITPAPYLARAKWVQLTRPDVMDDADIRLHLDAAYDIIAAKLTKKLRAELGISL, encoded by the coding sequence ATGACACGAGACGAATTTGATGCTTATTGCGGCAGCAAGCCGGGCACCAGCCATGTCATCCAGTGGGGCGGGGCGTCAGTATGGAAGGTTGGCGGAAAGATATTCGCGATCTGCTCAAACTGGACCCGAGCCGATGACGTGGATTCTGATATCGAGCCGGTCCCTTCCGGCTTCCAGCCGATCAGCTTCAAATGCTCCGATCTGGCATATGAGTTGTTGCCTGAACAAGACGGGATCACTCCTGCCCCCTATCTTGCGCGGGCCAAATGGGTGCAGCTGACCCGCCCTGATGTCATGGACGACGCGGATATCCGGCTGCATCTGGATGCCGCCTACGACATCATTGCCGCAAAGCTGACCAAGAAACTGCGCGCAGAGCTGGGCATCAGCCTTTAA
- a CDS encoding DUF2301 domain-containing membrane protein, whose amino-acid sequence MADPHIKSKMDWLDYVTVIAYRLGFTLAAPAILLLPWEVETGIPAQQLTFLAAMLCASSLHIYMKNFRLILQAATWGGLICAIFGFPLFGLGGAFVTLGGLCFKEYFCFRVPGLRAQPFLLAALWLALVLNATLTAPMVVQGLAALSALLFLVTAVAKWRMPLHFDIGDKTKYEV is encoded by the coding sequence TTGGCCGACCCGCATATCAAATCGAAAATGGATTGGCTCGACTATGTGACCGTCATTGCCTATCGGCTTGGCTTCACGCTGGCTGCCCCTGCCATCCTGCTTTTGCCGTGGGAAGTGGAAACAGGCATACCCGCACAACAGCTCACATTCCTTGCCGCCATGCTCTGTGCCAGCAGTCTCCATATCTATATGAAGAATTTTCGGCTGATTCTTCAGGCTGCGACATGGGGCGGACTCATCTGCGCCATTTTTGGCTTTCCGCTTTTCGGACTTGGGGGCGCTTTCGTCACCCTGGGTGGATTGTGCTTCAAGGAATATTTCTGCTTCCGGGTGCCGGGCCTGCGCGCCCAGCCTTTCCTGCTGGCCGCCCTTTGGTTGGCTTTGGTTCTCAATGCCACCCTTACCGCCCCGATGGTTGTTCAGGGACTGGCCGCTTTGTCTGCCTTGCTGTTTCTGGTCACCGCAGTCGCCAAGTGGCGGATGCCGCTGCATTTCGACATCGGCGACAAGACCAAATATGAAGTCTGA
- the rpsT gene encoding 30S ribosomal protein S20: protein MANTVSAKKATRKIARKTAVNKARRTRVRSYLRLVEEAIAAGEQAVASDALRKAQSEMMRAVAKGVFHKNTASRKISRLSKRVKSLAA from the coding sequence ATGGCCAATACTGTTTCCGCCAAGAAGGCAACCCGCAAAATCGCACGCAAGACCGCTGTCAACAAAGCGCGTCGTACCCGTGTTCGTTCCTACCTGCGCCTGGTTGAAGAAGCCATTGCCGCTGGTGAACAGGCTGTTGCCAGCGACGCACTGCGCAAGGCTCAGTCCGAAATGATGCGTGCTGTTGCAAAAGGCGTGTTCCATAAAAACACCGCTTCTCGCAAAATTTCCCGTCTGTCCAAACGCGTCAAGTCTTTGGCTGCTTAA
- a CDS encoding c-type cytochrome, which produces MPLKRSIFFALCLTLSGAALAHQSVKNPAVKARMDGMVTINAAMKNLAQMAKGAAPYQQTTTDSAFKAIIEQSSKVPELFRSRQDDPVSEALPAIWSDFDDFSNKAKALQQAAEKASSAVTDQASLRSAMRAIGVTCKACHDSYRK; this is translated from the coding sequence ATGCCATTGAAACGCTCAATCTTTTTCGCCCTTTGCCTGACGCTTTCCGGCGCGGCGCTCGCCCATCAAAGCGTCAAGAACCCGGCTGTCAAAGCCCGGATGGATGGCATGGTAACCATCAATGCCGCCATGAAGAATCTGGCGCAAATGGCCAAAGGCGCCGCCCCCTATCAACAGACCACCACAGACAGTGCCTTCAAGGCAATTATCGAGCAGTCGAGCAAGGTGCCAGAATTGTTTCGGAGCCGACAGGATGATCCGGTTTCAGAGGCCTTACCTGCCATTTGGTCGGATTTTGACGACTTCTCCAACAAGGCCAAAGCGCTGCAGCAGGCGGCAGAAAAAGCGTCCAGCGCGGTCACGGATCAGGCCTCTCTGCGCTCAGCCATGCGCGCGATTGGCGTCACCTGCAAGGCCTGCCATGATAGCTATCGCAAATAA
- a CDS encoding LysR family transcriptional regulator, with product MQTLDLSLLRHFIMIARCGSISLAAGEVGRTQSALSMQMQRLEEQLGRTLLHRTGSGVRLTRAGESLIAHAETLLAQHDDMVMELSGANLRGSVSLGCTEDYASAFLPDLLGSFCAAYPDVDLQLVCAPSTDLRPLLHQRQLDMALVSLPSPDMSGAIRKEQLVWVAHEAEPHLLDAPVVPLALAAPNTLDHRAACAAMDAIQRRYRVAYASNSLAGLLAIARSGHALSVLTQSAVPEDLYVVTDRLPPLPAIGITLEVADQRSSAAASALADHIRSQLPVL from the coding sequence ATGCAGACCCTTGATCTTTCCCTCTTGAGGCATTTCATCATGATCGCGCGTTGCGGCTCGATCAGCCTTGCGGCAGGGGAAGTGGGGCGGACCCAATCAGCGCTGAGCATGCAGATGCAAAGGCTGGAAGAGCAATTGGGGCGGACCTTATTGCACAGAACCGGATCGGGGGTGCGGCTGACCCGCGCCGGGGAAAGCCTCATCGCCCATGCGGAAACCCTGCTGGCCCAGCATGATGATATGGTGATGGAGTTAAGCGGGGCGAACCTTCGCGGGTCGGTCAGTCTGGGCTGTACGGAAGATTATGCCAGCGCCTTTTTGCCCGATCTGCTTGGCAGCTTCTGCGCAGCCTATCCGGATGTGGATTTGCAGCTGGTCTGTGCGCCCTCCACCGACTTACGGCCCCTCTTGCATCAACGCCAGCTGGATATGGCGCTGGTGTCCCTGCCCTCTCCCGATATGAGCGGGGCGATCCGCAAAGAGCAACTGGTCTGGGTGGCCCATGAAGCTGAGCCCCACTTGCTGGACGCGCCCGTGGTGCCTTTGGCTTTGGCAGCACCCAACACACTGGACCATCGGGCGGCCTGCGCGGCGATGGATGCGATCCAGCGACGCTATCGGGTTGCCTATGCCTCCAACAGTTTGGCCGGGCTGTTGGCGATCGCCCGCTCAGGCCATGCGCTCAGCGTCTTGACCCAGTCAGCGGTGCCAGAGGATCTTTATGTTGTGACCGACAGGCTGCCGCCCCTGCCTGCCATTGGCATCACATTGGAGGTGGCGGATCAGCGATCCTCAGCGGCAGCCAGTGCGCTGGCCGATCATATCCGCAGCCAATTGCCGGTGCTTTGA
- a CDS encoding pyrimidine 5'-nucleotidase — protein sequence MQSALPYGANSLSDFSDIDNWIFDLDNTLYPRHIDLFKQMEVKMSDYVSRLLDISEEDATTLRKGYYKQHGTTLRGLMIEHNIHPDDFLEYVHDIDHSGVVPDPSLAEAICALPGKRYIYTNGTHKHAVKVAERLGITEYFDDIFDIVWAGLDPKPNRPPYEKLLAQTGLNPHRAAMFEDLARNLKVPFDMGMKTVLVVPDRTREVFHESWEAKGSEAPHVGYVTENLGHFLWDMLDAIGRKPG from the coding sequence ATGCAATCCGCCTTGCCTTACGGCGCCAACAGCCTTTCCGACTTTTCCGACATCGACAACTGGATCTTTGATCTCGACAACACGCTTTACCCACGCCATATCGATCTGTTCAAGCAGATGGAAGTGAAGATGAGCGATTATGTTTCGCGGTTGCTCGATATATCGGAAGAAGATGCAACGACCTTGCGCAAGGGCTATTACAAGCAGCATGGCACCACCCTGCGGGGGCTGATGATCGAGCATAATATCCATCCGGACGATTTCCTCGAATATGTCCACGATATCGATCACAGCGGCGTCGTGCCGGATCCATCGCTGGCTGAAGCCATCTGCGCCCTGCCCGGCAAACGCTATATCTATACCAACGGCACCCACAAACATGCGGTGAAAGTCGCCGAACGACTGGGCATCACCGAATATTTCGACGATATTTTCGACATTGTCTGGGCGGGTCTCGACCCCAAACCCAACCGTCCGCCCTATGAGAAGCTTTTGGCTCAGACGGGGCTGAATCCGCATCGGGCCGCAATGTTCGAGGATCTGGCCCGCAATCTCAAGGTGCCGTTCGACATGGGCATGAAAACCGTGCTGGTGGTGCCAGACCGGACGCGCGAGGTGTTCCATGAAAGCTGGGAAGCCAAGGGCAGCGAAGCGCCGCATGTGGGCTATGTGACGGAAAATCTGGGCCATTTTCTGTGGGACATGCTCGATGCCATTGGCCGCAAGCCGGGCTAG
- a CDS encoding enoyl-CoA hydratase has protein sequence MAYETILAETRDGVGLITLNRPQALNALSSELIAEVSNALDGFEADSKVGAIVITGSEKAFAAGADIKEMSEMGYMDAYLNDFITPWDRVAQCRKPVIAAVAGYALGGGCELAMMCDFILAADTAKFGQPEITLGVMPGAGGSQRLTRFVGKAKAMDMCLTGRMMDAEEAERSGLVSRIIPAGDLLEEALKTAQKIADFSLPIVMMTKESVNRSYETTLTEGLRFERRLFHSMFATEDQKEGMAAFVEKRKAQFKDR, from the coding sequence ATGGCTTATGAAACAATCCTTGCTGAAACCCGTGATGGCGTTGGCCTGATCACGCTCAATCGTCCGCAGGCGCTCAATGCCCTGTCGTCCGAGCTGATCGCCGAGGTTTCAAACGCCCTTGACGGCTTTGAGGCGGACAGCAAAGTCGGTGCGATCGTCATCACCGGGTCGGAGAAAGCATTTGCAGCGGGTGCCGACATCAAGGAAATGTCCGAGATGGGCTATATGGATGCCTATCTCAACGACTTCATCACCCCATGGGATCGGGTTGCCCAATGTCGCAAGCCGGTGATTGCAGCGGTGGCTGGCTATGCTCTGGGTGGCGGCTGTGAGCTGGCCATGATGTGTGATTTCATTCTTGCGGCAGACACGGCCAAATTCGGCCAACCGGAAATCACGCTTGGCGTGATGCCCGGTGCCGGTGGGTCTCAGCGTCTGACCCGCTTTGTCGGCAAGGCAAAGGCCATGGATATGTGCCTGACCGGTCGCATGATGGATGCCGAAGAGGCGGAACGGTCCGGCCTTGTCTCACGCATCATCCCGGCAGGAGATCTGCTTGAGGAAGCGCTCAAAACCGCGCAGAAGATTGCCGACTTCTCGCTGCCGATCGTCATGATGACCAAGGAAAGCGTCAACCGCTCCTATGAGACGACCCTGACCGAAGGTCTGCGCTTTGAGCGCCGTCTGTTCCATTCGATGTTTGCCACCGAAGATCAGAAAGAAGGCATGGCTGCTTTCGTTGAGAAGCGCAAGGCACAATTCAAGGACCGCTAG
- a CDS encoding ATP-binding protein → MSEGRSDEISDNVSMGQEETALPSSAATQADNPATRLQGRRPAFGLSSKLLLLTILFVMLSEILIFVPSISKFRVDWLVRKLEVAEVAALIYSKASTDLMDEKLEAELLERLDVQTLALRSDGQRRLLAMVDMPGQINRDDDIRSMRPTQTVLAAFDTLLWGEGRTIRVVGQSKNGIGLIEMVFDETPLRNAMIAFSINILLLSLAISAMTAGLVYLSLRALLVRPILRLLGNMARFTADPEDVNAVIKPSGRHDEIGMTEQQLSAMEMILAQTLQKQRRLADLGLAVSKINHDLRNILASAQLFSDRLSMLDDPTVQRVVPKIMGALDRAVDYSGAVLSYGKAQEAPPEKRLLRLHQVGEDLRDFLDLQPDGRVTFINDIPDSMEAYADPGQLFRVLMNLCRNAADVMRNEAECSVICRLELRAFEEDNETVIEVSDSGPGVPERAKAALFKPFQGSVRSGGTGLGLAISAELVRAHGGTIRLLDRAPGAHFEVRLPKEDRPAPKKNAPVQAVQKILSL, encoded by the coding sequence ATGAGTGAAGGCAGAAGCGACGAAATCTCGGATAATGTCAGCATGGGGCAGGAAGAAACTGCCCTGCCGTCCTCCGCTGCGACACAGGCAGACAACCCGGCCACGCGTCTGCAGGGCCGGCGGCCGGCCTTTGGTCTCTCCTCCAAGCTGCTGTTGCTGACAATTCTGTTCGTCATGCTCAGCGAAATCCTCATTTTCGTCCCGTCCATATCCAAGTTTCGCGTCGACTGGCTGGTCCGCAAGCTCGAAGTTGCGGAAGTGGCCGCCCTGATCTATTCCAAGGCCTCGACCGACCTGATGGATGAAAAACTGGAAGCCGAGTTGCTCGAGCGGCTGGATGTGCAGACCCTGGCGCTCAGAAGTGATGGCCAGCGGCGCCTGTTAGCCATGGTTGACATGCCCGGCCAGATCAATCGGGACGATGATATCCGCAGCATGCGGCCGACCCAAACCGTGCTGGCCGCCTTTGACACCCTGCTGTGGGGGGAAGGGCGAACCATCCGGGTGGTCGGTCAAAGCAAGAATGGCATTGGTCTCATTGAAATGGTGTTTGATGAAACGCCCCTGCGCAATGCCATGATCGCCTTCTCGATCAACATCCTGTTGTTGTCGCTCGCCATTTCTGCCATGACGGCCGGGCTGGTCTATCTGTCACTGCGCGCCCTTCTGGTGCGGCCCATCCTGCGCCTGCTTGGCAATATGGCGCGCTTCACCGCAGACCCGGAAGATGTCAATGCGGTGATCAAGCCATCGGGCCGACATGATGAGATCGGCATGACCGAACAGCAGCTCTCGGCGATGGAAATGATTCTCGCCCAAACCCTGCAAAAACAGCGCCGTCTGGCCGATCTCGGTCTCGCAGTCTCCAAGATCAACCATGATTTGCGCAACATTCTCGCCTCGGCCCAGCTCTTTTCCGATCGCCTGTCGATGCTTGATGACCCCACTGTCCAACGGGTGGTGCCGAAAATCATGGGCGCCCTTGACCGGGCCGTTGATTATTCCGGTGCGGTCCTGTCCTACGGCAAGGCTCAAGAGGCCCCGCCGGAAAAACGCTTGCTGCGGCTCCATCAGGTGGGAGAGGATTTGCGCGACTTTCTTGACCTGCAACCCGATGGCCGCGTGACCTTCATCAACGACATTCCCGACAGCATGGAGGCCTATGCCGATCCCGGGCAATTGTTCCGGGTGTTGATGAATCTGTGCCGCAATGCGGCCGATGTGATGCGCAATGAGGCGGAATGTTCGGTGATCTGTCGTCTGGAACTGCGGGCGTTTGAAGAGGACAACGAGACTGTGATCGAAGTGTCCGACTCCGGTCCGGGTGTGCCAGAGCGGGCCAAGGCGGCCCTGTTCAAGCCATTTCAGGGTTCGGTTCGAAGCGGTGGTACCGGGCTTGGGCTGGCTATTTCGGCCGAGCTCGTTCGCGCCCACGGGGGCACCATCCGCCTGCTTGATCGTGCTCCGGGTGCGCATTTCGAGGTGCGTCTGCCAAAAGAGGATCGCCCGGCACCCAAGAAGAATGCCCCGGTGCAGGCCGTCCAGAAAATCCTGTCGCTTTAG